In Luteimonas galliterrae, the sequence ACGATCTTGCCGGTCTCGGTGAGGTTCTGGCGCAGGGTGTTGAGATCCTTGTAGTCGATCTCGACCACGCCCTCGGCGGTGAACTTGCAGAACTTGCGGCGGCGGAAAAACTTGGACATGTCAGATGCTCCTTAGGCGGCTTCGGCGGTTTCGTCGGTGGCAACGTCGGCGGTACCGATCGCGCCTTCGCTGTCCTCGTCGCGGCGGCGGCGTTCGCCGCGCTCCGGCTTGTCGCCCTTCTCGTCCTTGTTCTTCATGATCAGCGACATCTCGGTCACGGCGTCGTCGCGCTTCATGACCAGGTGGCGCAGGATGGCGTCGTTGAAGCGGAAGCCATCGACCAGCTCGTTCAGGCCTTCCTGGCCGACTTCGATGTTGAGCAGCACGTAATGGGCCTTGACCAGGTCCTGGATCGGATAGGCCAGCATGCGGCGGCCCCAATCCTCGAGACGGTGGACTTTGCCGCCGGCGTTTTCGATCAAGCCCTTGTAGCGCTCGACCATGGCCGGTACTTGCTCGCTCTGGTCCGGATGGACCAGGAATACGATTTCGTAATGACGCATGTTTGATTCCTTATGGATGGGGTCCGGATTCGCATCCGGGCCGGACAGCTCCCCGACCGCCCGGGCTGGGCGCGGTGGAGCAAGGTCTCCCGATGGATCGGGAGCCGGAAATTATGGCAGATTCAGGGACTTGGGCGCAAATAGGGTTGACCTGCGGCCTTGCGCTACGCCCGGAAGAGGTCTATAGAGGCCGTCATCCCCGCGAAGGCGGGACTGCGAAGGCCGAAGGCCGTAGCGAATATCTGCGTCAGCAGATGGCCCGGAGGGCGAGCAAAGCGAGTAATCCAGTGACTTCGGGCTTCCCCAGAAAGCGACGTGGCATCTGATGCTCCGCGCGCCCTCACCCAACCCTCTCCCGCAGGCGGGAGAGGGCTAAAGCGGATCAGGCCGCTTCGGCATCCGTCGTGAAGCTCTCCCCGCACCCGCACTCGGCGGCCACGTTGGGGTTGCGGAACACGAACTGTTCGTTCAGGCCCTGCTTGAGGAAGTCGATCTCGGTGCCGTCGACCAGGGCCTGGCTGTCGGCATCGACGTAGATCCGCACGCCGTCCTGCTCGCTGATCGTGTCGTCTTCGCGCTGGTCGCGGGCCAGATCGACCACATAGCCCCAACCGGAACAACCGGTGCGCTTGACGCCGAAACGCAGGCCGATGGCGGCCGGCGTGTCCGCAAGATAGCCCTTGACGCGTTCGAGTGCGGCGGGAGCGAGGGTAATGGCCATGACCGGCATTCTACTCTTGTTAAACTGCCCGACCTATATCGCTACTAAAACGCAGGATTCAAGGTATGACGACGATCAGCGTCGAACAGGCGCTCGCTGGGCACGTCGCCGAAGGCGGCGAAGTCACGGTCCGCGGCTGGGTGCGCACCCGGCGCGACTCCAAGGCGGGCCTGTCGTTCGTGAACGTCAGCGACGGCTCTTGCTTCGCCGCGATCCAGGTCGTGGCGCCGGACAGCTTGGCCAACTACGAATCTGAGGTGAAGCGGCTGACCGCCGGCTGTGCGGTGATCGCCACCGGCAAATTGGCCGCATCGCAGGGCCAGGGCCAGAGCTTCGAAATCCAGGCCGAGGAGGTCGAAGTCGTCGGCTGGGTCGAGGATCCGGAAACCTATCCGATCCAGCCCAAGGCCCATTCGCTGGAATTCCTGCGCGAAGTGGCGCACCTGCGCCCGCGCACCAACTTGTTCGGCGCGGTCACCCGCATCCGCCATTGCCTGGCGATGGCGGTGCACCGTTTCTTCCACGAGCATGGCTTCTACTGGATCAGCACGCCGATCGTCACCACGTCCGACGCGGAAGGCGCGGGCCAGATGTTCCGCGTCTCGACCCTGGACCTGGCCAACCTGCCGATAGGCAAGGACGGCGCGATCGACTTCAGCCGCGACTTCTTCGGCAAGGAAACCTTCCTCACCGTGTCCGGCCAGCTCAACGTCGAGGCCTACTGCCTGGCGCTGAGCAAGGTCTACACCTTCGGCCCGACCTTCCGCGCCGAGAACAGCAACACCACGCGCCACCTGGCCGAGTTCTGGATGATCGAACCGGAGATCGCCTTCGCCGACCTCAACGACGACGCCAAGCTGGCCGAGGATTTCCTCAAGTACCTGTTCCGCGCCGTGCTCACCGAGCGCGCCGACGATCTGGCCTTCCTCGCCGAGCGCGTCGACAAGACTGCGGTAAGCAAACTGGAAGCCTTCATCAACTCGCCGTTCGAACGCATCGACTACACCGAGGCGGTGGCGCTGCTGCAGAAGTCCGGGCAGAAGTTCGATTTCCCGGTCGAATGGGGCCTGGACCTGCAGACCGAGCACGAGCGCTGGCTGACCGAGCAGCACGTCGGCCGGCCGGTGGTGGTGATGAACTACCCCGAACAGATCAAGGCGTTCTACATGCGCCTGAACGACGACGGCCGCACCGTCGCCGCGATGGACGTGCTGGCGCCGGGCATCGGCGAGATCATCGGCGGCAGCCAACGCGAAGAGCGCCTGGACATGCTCGACGCGCGCATGGCGCAGTTCGGCCTGGATGCGGAGCATTACGGCTGGTACCGCGATTTCCGCCGCTACGGCACGGTGCCGCACGCCGGTTTCGGCCTGGGCTTCGAGCGGCTGGTGGTGTACGTGTGCGGGCTGAGCAATATCCGCGATGCGATTCCCTACCCGCGTGCGCCCGGGAACGCCGAGTTCTAACCACATCATCGTCATCCCAGCGAAAGCTGGGACCCATTTTGATCTTGATTTTCGAACAAGAACGGCAACGTCAAAATGGGTTCCTGCTTTCGCAGGAATGACGGGAATTTGAAGGCAACGCCTAAACGTGATCCTCTTCCTCGCCCTACTCTTCGTCGCCATCGCCATCGCCGGCGCCTGCGCTTTCGTCATCTTCTGGCCGCTGGCGCTGGTGCACGTGCGCGACCGCCACCCGGCGATCGCGGAGCAACTCGGTCCAGGCGCCTTCCTCAAACCGTCCGCGTTGTGGTGGCTGCTGGCCGGCGGCTATCGGCAAACGCGCGATCCGCAGTTCAGCGGCCTGGCCACGCCGGCGCGGCTGTCGCTGATGACCATCCTGTTCGGCCTGGTGTGCGCCGGCCTGTTGTGGCTGTGGTCGCTGGCGGGCGCGGCATGAGCGGCGGCCGCTACGAATGGTGGCTGGCCTCGCTCGGACGCACGATCGTGTGGGCGCGGCTGCACGTGCACGAATCCGGCGTCGCGGACGTCTTCGACAGCGACGGCAACACCCTGGTCTACGACAGCGAGGACACCGCCCGCGCGATGCTGATGGACGCGGAATTCGTGGCTTTCGACGGCCTCGACGAAGACGATGCATTGGCGCGCGGCTTCAGCCTGGCCGAGATCGCGCCGCCGCAGGGCCTGACCGAGGACAGCCTGCGCCCGCGCATGGTCCAGCAACTCGGCAGCCGCGCATGAACGCGCAGATGTA encodes:
- the rpsR gene encoding 30S ribosomal protein S18 — translated: MSKFFRRRKFCKFTAEGVVEIDYKDLNTLRQNLTETGKIVPSRITGTKSRYQRQLASAVKRARFLALIPYTDNHNA
- the rpsF gene encoding 30S ribosomal protein S6 — its product is MRHYEIVFLVHPDQSEQVPAMVERYKGLIENAGGKVHRLEDWGRRMLAYPIQDLVKAHYVLLNIEVGQEGLNELVDGFRFNDAILRHLVMKRDDAVTEMSLIMKNKDEKGDKPERGERRRRDEDSEGAIGTADVATDETAEAA
- a CDS encoding HesB/IscA family protein, encoding MAITLAPAALERVKGYLADTPAAIGLRFGVKRTGCSGWGYVVDLARDQREDDTISEQDGVRIYVDADSQALVDGTEIDFLKQGLNEQFVFRNPNVAAECGCGESFTTDAEAA
- the asnS gene encoding asparagine--tRNA ligase: MTTISVEQALAGHVAEGGEVTVRGWVRTRRDSKAGLSFVNVSDGSCFAAIQVVAPDSLANYESEVKRLTAGCAVIATGKLAASQGQGQSFEIQAEEVEVVGWVEDPETYPIQPKAHSLEFLREVAHLRPRTNLFGAVTRIRHCLAMAVHRFFHEHGFYWISTPIVTTSDAEGAGQMFRVSTLDLANLPIGKDGAIDFSRDFFGKETFLTVSGQLNVEAYCLALSKVYTFGPTFRAENSNTTRHLAEFWMIEPEIAFADLNDDAKLAEDFLKYLFRAVLTERADDLAFLAERVDKTAVSKLEAFINSPFERIDYTEAVALLQKSGQKFDFPVEWGLDLQTEHERWLTEQHVGRPVVVMNYPEQIKAFYMRLNDDGRTVAAMDVLAPGIGEIIGGSQREERLDMLDARMAQFGLDAEHYGWYRDFRRYGTVPHAGFGLGFERLVVYVCGLSNIRDAIPYPRAPGNAEF